A DNA window from Argiope bruennichi chromosome X2, qqArgBrue1.1, whole genome shotgun sequence contains the following coding sequences:
- the LOC129959688 gene encoding uncharacterized protein LOC129959688, which translates to MRSGDLLVEVNSRKQAQQIQKIKNLATIPVTVNPHQSLNTSKGVITCGELLNVPLEVITAEMKPQGVTNVRRITLRRDGELLETKHHILTFNTPKLPEFAYAGYIRLPVRPYIPNPLRCFHCQRFGHSKMNCRGSLTCARCAGKGHDSQECSAQEKCVNCSGNHPSYSRSCPRWILEKQITTVKFKEDITYPEARRKVQAQTPTPDLPLKLKKSTSKNSVALGMAMQGNVHKDLTTIFADKLHSPDIKLHPSEDEDELDMSCDDPATQTNASVLSPAKHLS; encoded by the exons atgcgctCTGGGGACTTGCTTGTTGAGGTTAATTCTCGGAAGCAAGCCCAGcagatacaaaaaattaaaaatttagctacaATACCGGTTACTGTTAATCCACATCAATCTTTGAACACCTCTAAAGGTGTGATTACCTGTGGGGAATTGCTAAATGTTCCCTTGGAGGTAATTACTGCAGAAATGAAACCGCAGGGTGTCACGAATGTTCGCCGCATCACTCTTCGGCGTGATGGAGAACTTCTGGAGACAAAACATCACATTTTAACGTTCAATACACCTAAACTGCCAGAATTTGCTTATGCCGGCTACATTAGACTACCAGTCCGTCCATATATACCAAACCCTCTGAGATGTTTCCATTGCCAGCGCTTTGGACATTCTAAAATGAATTGCCGCGGGTCATTAACATGTGCCCGTTGTGCAGGTAAAGGGCATGACAGCCAGGAATGTTCCGCACAGGAAAAGTGTGTGAACTGCAGTGGCAATCACCCTTCTTATTCTCGATCATGCCCGCGCTGGATACTAGAGAAACAAATCACTACTGTTAAGTTCAAAGAAGATATTACGTATCCCGAAGCCAGGCGTAAGGTTCAAGCGCAAACGCCTACTCCTG ATTTacctctgaaattaaaaaaatcaacctcCAAAAATTCCGTCGCTTTGGGAATGGCGATGCAGGGTAATGTCCACAAGGATTTAACAACGATCTTTGCGGATAAGTTGCATAGCCCTGATATAAAATTACATCCCTCAGAGGATGAAGATGAGCTTGATATGAGTTGCGATGATCCGGCAACTCAGACTAATGCCTCTGTTCTTTCTCCAGCCAAAcatctctcttaa